One genomic segment of Novosphingobium sp. RL4 includes these proteins:
- a CDS encoding bifunctional 5,10-methylenetetrahydrofolate dehydrogenase/5,10-methenyltetrahydrofolate cyclohydrolase — protein MAERIDGRAMARAMLDETAQAVEQLKARGVAPALAVVLVGSDPASEVYVGRKVAQCARAGIRSLEHRLPAETGQAELLALIDRLNADPAVHGVLIQLPLPRGIDASLVLDRVAPGKDVDGFHPVNVGRLSSGTGGLVPCTPLGIMKLLDGLIDDYRGLEAVVIGKSNIVGKPVAMLLLEREATVTVTHIETRNLPDVARKADIIVAAAGAPHLVRGYWVKEGAVVIDVGITRVTDHDGQTRIVGDCATHELEHARAVTPVPGGVGPMTIACLLANTVKAARDTLHG, from the coding sequence ATGGCCGAGCGCATCGACGGCCGCGCCATGGCGCGGGCCATGCTGGACGAAACGGCGCAGGCGGTCGAACAGCTCAAGGCACGGGGCGTGGCGCCTGCCCTTGCGGTGGTGCTGGTCGGCAGCGATCCGGCCAGCGAGGTCTATGTCGGCCGCAAGGTGGCCCAGTGTGCCCGCGCCGGAATCCGCTCGCTGGAGCACCGCCTGCCCGCCGAGACCGGGCAGGCGGAACTGCTGGCCCTGATCGACCGCCTCAACGCCGACCCGGCCGTGCACGGCGTGCTGATCCAGCTTCCCCTGCCGCGCGGGATTGACGCTTCGCTGGTGCTGGACCGGGTTGCGCCGGGCAAGGATGTGGACGGCTTCCACCCGGTCAACGTCGGCCGCCTGTCCAGCGGCACCGGGGGGCTGGTGCCCTGTACGCCGCTGGGGATCATGAAGCTGCTGGACGGCCTGATAGACGACTATCGCGGGCTGGAAGCGGTGGTGATCGGCAAGTCCAACATTGTCGGCAAACCCGTGGCCATGCTGCTGCTCGAACGCGAGGCGACCGTCACCGTCACCCATATCGAGACGCGCAACCTGCCCGATGTGGCACGCAAGGCGGACATCATCGTCGCTGCGGCCGGAGCCCCGCACCTCGTGCGCGGATACTGGGTGAAGGAGGGCGCGGTGGTGATCGACGTGGGCATTACCCGCGTCACCGATCACGACGGCCAGACCCGCATCGTCGGGGACTGCGCCACCCACGAACTGGAACACGCCCGCGCCGTCACCCCGGTGCCGGGCGGGGTCGGGCCGATGACCATCGCCTGCCTGCTCGCCAATACCGTCAAGGCCGCAAGGGACACACTCCATGGATGA
- the purU gene encoding formyltetrahydrofolate deformylase: MLRGPVSGDASEICTLRLQCEDKAGLVAQVAVFLATRGCNIVDAQQFHDQLSGGFFMRVEFQRGAGRSLEELRAEFAPIAAEARMTWSLRDKAAPKKVLLLVSKWDHCLGDLLYRNRIGELSMEVVGIVSNHPRELLHTSLINGLPYHHFPITKNTKAEQEARIKQVVDETGAELIVLARYMQILSDDLAAFLSGRCINIHHSFLPGFKGAKPYHQAFDRGVKMIGATAHYVTADLDEGPIIHQDVETVTHADMPEELVRKGRDIERRVLAEAVRLHLDDRVFANGARTVVFRG; this comes from the coding sequence GTGCTTCGCGGCCCCGTAAGCGGGGATGCCTCCGAAATCTGCACGCTGCGCCTGCAATGCGAAGACAAGGCCGGGCTGGTGGCCCAGGTCGCGGTATTCCTGGCGACGCGCGGCTGCAATATCGTCGATGCCCAGCAATTCCACGACCAGCTTTCCGGCGGCTTCTTCATGCGCGTGGAATTCCAGCGCGGGGCCGGGCGCTCGCTCGAAGAACTGCGGGCCGAATTCGCACCGATCGCCGCCGAGGCCCGCATGACCTGGTCGCTGCGGGACAAGGCCGCGCCGAAGAAGGTGCTGCTGCTGGTTTCGAAATGGGACCATTGCCTGGGCGACCTGCTCTACCGCAACCGCATCGGCGAACTGAGCATGGAGGTGGTCGGCATCGTTTCCAACCATCCCCGCGAACTGCTGCACACCTCGCTCATCAACGGGCTGCCCTACCATCACTTCCCGATCACCAAAAACACCAAGGCCGAGCAGGAAGCCCGCATCAAGCAGGTGGTGGACGAGACCGGCGCCGAACTGATCGTGCTTGCGCGCTACATGCAGATCCTGTCGGACGATCTGGCCGCGTTCCTGTCCGGCCGCTGCATCAATATCCACCACTCGTTCCTGCCCGGCTTCAAGGGCGCCAAGCCCTATCACCAGGCTTTCGACCGCGGCGTGAAGATGATCGGGGCCACCGCGCACTACGTCACCGCCGATCTCGACGAAGGGCCGATCATCCATCAGGACGTGGAAACCGTGACCCACGCCGACATGCCGGAGGAACTGGTGCGCAAGGGCCGCGATATCGAGCGCCGCGTGCTGGCCGAAGCGGTGCGGCTCCACCTCGACGACCGCGTCTTCGCCAACGGCGCGCGCACCGTCGTGTTCCGGGGATAG
- a CDS encoding methylenetetrahydrofolate reductase — MTTPIIHPNWARPALNMVDGYSLEMTAKDVEALRGAAAAIAPETPIAVTFLPGEEFESRIAAARLVRELGFEPMPHFSARRIASAEEFERYLAAVTREAGVKRCFVIAGDPSEPEGPFTDSSALIATGAFERNGITAIGIGGHPEGHPNMTEEECWQVLSGKCAEIESRGMAPLIVTQFAFDAAPVLDWLTRLRARGIDAPVRLGVPGPAGIKTLMRFAARCGVGASASVLTKYGISITRLIGSAGPDKLVDALERGLAPAHGKVRLHFYPFGGMEKTVDWINEYARRH, encoded by the coding sequence ATGACCACCCCGATCATTCATCCGAACTGGGCCCGGCCGGCACTCAACATGGTCGACGGGTACTCGCTGGAGATGACCGCCAAGGACGTGGAGGCCCTGCGCGGGGCTGCCGCCGCGATTGCGCCCGAAACGCCGATCGCGGTGACGTTCCTGCCCGGTGAGGAATTCGAATCCCGCATTGCCGCCGCGCGGCTGGTGCGCGAACTCGGCTTCGAGCCGATGCCGCATTTCTCCGCCCGCCGGATCGCTTCGGCCGAGGAATTCGAACGCTATCTGGCCGCGGTGACGCGGGAAGCCGGCGTCAAACGCTGCTTCGTGATCGCCGGAGACCCGTCAGAGCCGGAAGGCCCCTTCACCGACAGTTCCGCCCTGATCGCCACCGGCGCTTTCGAACGCAACGGCATCACCGCCATCGGCATCGGCGGGCACCCGGAGGGGCATCCCAACATGACCGAGGAGGAGTGCTGGCAGGTGCTTTCCGGCAAATGCGCGGAAATCGAATCGCGCGGCATGGCGCCCCTCATCGTCACCCAGTTCGCCTTCGATGCAGCGCCCGTGCTCGACTGGCTCACCCGGCTGCGCGCGCGCGGCATCGACGCGCCCGTGCGGCTCGGCGTGCCCGGTCCCGCCGGGATCAAGACACTGATGCGCTTCGCCGCGCGCTGCGGCGTGGGCGCCTCGGCTTCGGTGCTGACCAAATACGGCATCTCGATCACCAGACTGATCGGATCGGCCGGACCGGACAAGCTCGTCGATGCGCTGGAGCGCGGACTGGCACCGGCCCACGGCAAGGTCCGCCTGCACTTCTATCCCTTCGGCGGCATGGAGAAGACCGTCGACTGGATCAACGAATACGCCCGGCGCCACTGA